The Amblyomma americanum isolate KBUSLIRL-KWMA chromosome 2, ASM5285725v1, whole genome shotgun sequence genome contains the following window.
TTATTTCATCTCGTCTAttctattcgttttttttttttgctgtagttcACCGCGAGGAACATGAATGCGAGGTGAGAGGAAAGAAGAAGAGGTCACCTCTTGTGCCGGAGTCCAGCAGCATGGCAATGAATTTTCTTCGCCTTTGGATTCGCAACGAGCGCAAGACTGCAAATAGCGACAGGTATGCACTGCACAAGCATTTCTTTCTGACTTCGATACACGGTGCTCAGATGGAAATCAATGCCGCGCCTAAATAATAACAAAGCCTTGAATGGAAGAGCTGGCATTGACGCAGAGCCAGACATGTTTCGCGCTTTGTGACTAGTGTGATAAAGGCCGAAGCACGGCTACCTACATGACTAAGCTGATGACATAGTAAGCAGTTttgaacgggggggggggggggggggggggctagtaaCGGCATGGCATGAGAAAAATTCCTGGACATCAACATTTAGCGCTGTTTGTTGGCTGTCAGTAGCGAACACCGCAAACGTAAAGGGGAATCTTAAACTTGCAATTTTAAGAAAACTAGAGAGGAGAGTTTTGAGCGATTCTGCGCGAACATTGTGATTATCTTTGAAGAGTATGGCCTACAATATGCTGCGTGCGCTTACACCAAATATATCTGACGGCCACAGAAAATCTGTGTGATGTACCGGAGATTCCACGTTTCCACGTAATTATGAATGTTTAGATCTGCGCGGCCCGCGGCGTAAGTCGCGCATGCTAGAAGCGTTTGTGCAGATTTCCTGGGCTTTTTTATAGCCAGCATGAAAGAAAGCCGACTGCACACATCCCGATTCTGTGCATCCGACACAAGGTTGTCTCACCGTAATAAAGGCATGTCGACAGTTAGGAAAAAAATGTGCCAGACTGACACATGTGCACGAAAGTGTGCTTAGGAAACTAGCTTTTGGGGAGTGGAAGCGAAAACGTATAAGAGCTATGTTCGAATCAACCTTGACGGATGTTGAAGAACGTGGGCAGTGGAGCATTGCATATACCAATTCAACAAAATTATATCTTGCGTCTTTCAAGACGTACAGGGAGCCGTGTGCTTCAGTAGGGAGTGGGTGAATATTTAGGAcatcatacaacctttgtccgtaaggtTCCGAGATTGAGTCCATTAAGAAAAAATGCGTGTAACATTGAAATAATGTGAGCAGCAGCCATTCGAAATAGTATCCCTCGCAGTCTATaaacagcttccaacgcttcttgaggtcttggaaaaagttggaaagcgcttcttttggcagggctatcagctcctttgtcgtggcgtcttgaatggcctccactctccccatccagcgatcttttagggctctcttcacacgaggaaaaaggaaaaaatcgcatggggagaggtcagtcgagtatggcggatgaggaagtacagtagtgctgtgcttggcgagaaattttgttacgctgagagcagtgtgcggccttgagTTATCGTGgtgaaggctccattgtccagacgcCCATaggtcagggcgacggcgtcgcagtgcatcacgcatgtgtcggagcacgcggatataaaactcctgattcaccgtctgcccttgtggcacgaactcgtggtgtatggcacctctggcatggaaaaaaactatcagcatcgtctttgtttaagtcttctgtcgccacacctttctcgatgccggatagcttgtggaccgccattcggcgctctgcctctttgtttgagcgtcgtattgaaaacaccatgtttcgttttcagcaatgatggtgtcgacgaatgcagtatccttctctgcctcggtgAGCAAGGGAGTGAGTAAGTggggcacaagtctggcattcagcttttgtttccttGTGTTCTCACTAAAAGTTTGGTGGCATGCtgccttactaatgtcgagagcacctgatagcatgcggactgtaatggtgcagccttgctgtacgatttccctgatccgagccacgttgttttcattccgtgaagttgaagggcgcccctgccttttgTATTCTTCccccgacgttctccccgaaacgaacctcgtgtgccactcgaaaactcgcgcccgcgataatgtctcgtaggcgtaagcgtcacgaaggagctcatacgtctgtgtggctgtcttgccaagcttcacacataattttatgtttacacgctgttcgaggtggacgtccatctctcaaCATTTACTCAGAGTAGAATGCGCaggcgactagtgacaacgtatttttctacatttaATGCCATCTAGCGGGTGCACAATAATTAACTAAAtatctcaggttagcccgaaaaaatggtgctacacatacgcgccaacatttgttttggggaactatttctagagaagaaaataatttagtctcgaaactttacggacaaaggttgtagaagCATTCATTCACAGTGTCATTTGCGCGATCCGCTCGTGCTCGCACAGATATTTGCAAGACTGCCTGGATACTCGCATACGGGAGCAAGACAGGCAAACTCGTTcagtttttgtatttttgtatgcAGTGAATAAGCCTCTCCCGTCTTTTCATTGCTATTGCTCCTGTTTGTACTTCTGCTCAGCCCCCTCTCTGTGTAGCTATATTTCTGCCAGCGGCATTATCGAGTGCTCAAGTTATTAGCTTTTGCCGTGGCCGCCAACATCTTCACCTAATTTTCACATTTTTGTAATTTTAGGCCAATATTGCTAACAGGGCGCGCGAGATCGGATAATGGGAGCGGACTTCGTCTTGAAGTGGACATAATTCAGTCGATGATAATGGCGGCGTGAAGTGAACGGAAATGGTATGGTGCTATTGACTTTATATAAAGGCCCAATGTGCAGCTTCAGAAGCAACTCAGCTTTGGCGCCGGGCCTCAATGTAGGCCATCTGCAATTCTGCTGGCGCTTCAAACCTCACTTAAAAAATTACAGGGTTACACTTAAATCTGCTTAAGAGCGGTAATGCGAAAGACTTTCCCTTACGTCTCTTTCTCCGTCCATTTTTCATATTTATTGCccaatttttaaaatgtattgtttcaatttttattgtttccaaaatttttcaTTTTCGGTTCtgctttattgatttatttatatttatgatgttttgtttttcttttttgtcttatttttttaaattttattagaTAAATGTTGCTTATCAGCTGTTGCTTAAGCAATTTTTGTATTTCATTTTAATTCCCATATAACTTATGATTAAGAGTTCGTGGGCACACTTTTGTGTACAGCCTCTGTCTACAAATTCTGTGCACAAGTTCCGTCCATGCCACTCatcagccaagaaaggcttacgtcCTAATAACAGCTTCAAAGTATACCGCGGAATCCGAAGAGGGCTGCTGTAGGCCCCGAACACAGCGGGATGAGTGATCGAGCGGTTTAGAGAGTGATTATTTTGTTACGAAGTCTCCATGCCATAGCGAGCGTATGAGAAACGCTTCCGCGTTTCGCACTGGAGTTGTGCTTATGCGCTGTTTCCTCCAACCCGCAGCATTGTGTACGTGCTGAGGATGAACAGCCCGCTTAGTGGCTGCGAAAACAACAGCGACCCAGAGGCTCACTTTGCCGGCTTTAAGCACCGGTTCGAGAGAAAAAACTTCGTCGTATCCTCCATCGTGGTCGCACTGCTGATAGGAGCCGCCGTGTGCTTCGTCTTTGGAACGAGCCACGTATGTACTTCAGCGTTATGTTACCGCTCGTTCACCAAACGTCCATATGAGAAACAAGGGAATAAAATCTGAAGCATTGAGAGCAAAAGTGCCTGGTCAGCTCGGTCATGCTGAGGGAGGGGGCTGCGGTCATCCACGCGAAACTGGAGTATAAAACAATTTTCTCAGTACTACGCCACCCCATTCTCCTTTGGCCTTCTTCAGGGTCTCGAGCACAATACCACGGTAGGCTTAGCCACAACCACCCTGCTGATTCGGTGTGAAATGATAGCGAAGTGTAAAGTAAAAATATGACTGCATCACAGGTTCGATTTTCGCGAACCAACGAGCAGGCCCAGAGAGGGGGAGGAGCGTCCATATTTCCTGCGCTTCTAGCACGTGTGGAATACTGTGGCCCTCGCACTCACATGACGCTGGGCAGTGCTTTAAACTCCATCAAGCTCCTCGCTCACCGCAGAAGTTGGCGGCCTTGTACTCTATTTAGTTTTTCGAAATTCATATTAATTAAAACGCTACTTAGCTTCAGATGTACGCAATGCTCAAGATTTGACCTGAAATATTTTATCACATACTCAAAAGCTGGTAAAAAGTACAGGTGAGTCTCATTCAAACTCTTGTATGCGGAACTTATGAAAGCGGTGATTATGATTGTGACGGAACGTCACTGGGATTCTAAATTTTCCTAGCATACTACTGAGCTTCGCGGGGCTTATGCCTAATTGCATCTCTTCTTAGGAAGAAAAGCCTGATGGAGTGCAAGAAAAAATGCTATACTGCATCGTTAGCGTCCTTAATAAGGGTGTCACGATACAACGCCGACAGTAGACGTGCTGGATGTATGTTTCGGTCACATGGAAGAGAATACATAAGAAAATTTCCACTAAACGGGACAACCTATGCTTAAGCACCAAACCAGAGGGAATGGCGGGAGGCAACCGTTAAGTTCCCTGCAGTCACCGGTAAGGAATaggagaagaaaataaaaaagacgtTAACACAACAACGCCAATTGCGAGACACTGTGTTTTGTGTAAATCAAATTTACTCCAGAATTTTGCATTAAAGTTAAGTGCAACAATTCGCTGAGAGGCTTTTGAAGGAAAAGATATGGTAGAACCGTTTATATTTACAAAACAAACGAGAAAATTCTTTGTGCGCTGCGGCAATCTATCGTCTCCAGGACACTTCAAAGACTCTCTGTAAGACATGGGTCCTAGCACAGTAGACCGCAGTTCCCGTTGGGTTAACTCTGTTAGCGGTACCTTAGTCCAGCCATAGGGCATACAGTGGCGGTTCATATGTGAGCCAGCTGATTGCAGACCGTGTTTCGGGAAGTTCAAATAACTTCACGCGCCGGCTCGGCTATCACCAAAATAGTGTCCGACCGCGGAGTGAAATGACGATGCTCGCCCAAACGCACAAGGCTGTAGAAACCTGCTGTGATGAACATCGAAAAGTTGTGTACATCGAGGCCTGCGATGAACAAAGAAATGTTAAACTCTGATTACCATATCATATcatcatactataccataccataccatatacatgataccatatcatactataccatagcgCGTCGTACCATATACCACaatataccataccgtaccgtaccatccCGTGCCATATGTCATGCTGTTCCATAACATACTCGTTCTTTGCTCGAGACGCAGTCACCATACGCCAGAGGAGATAGTTCCAGTTGACGCTGGACGCTCCATTCAATCACGCATTGATTTGCAATATCGAAATGATGATTTCGCAAAGCGCATATTAGCTACATTATTCTCTTCAGTAGCACGAAGAGATTTAGGGCTGGCCTCGAATTAAGTCTTTACTTCTCCTTCGCGTATGCACGAGCACAAACGCGGCCTCTCATGCTCGACTGAGCAGTTTGCCGAGAGCGTGATACTTGCATCATCTGACTATTAAGATGCAATCACAATATTTGTCTCGTATATGAAAAGAGAGTAATAAATCAACAGCGGCTTTCACATGTAGCACTGCAGTTTATAACGatgtttattttttgaaaatactATATAGGATATAAATTGGCATTAAAACTAGGAACACGAACACTAAAATTCTTTGTGTTCTATGCCTGAATTACTTCGCTTTGCGTGGCGCAGGAGTCAAAAGTGACAAGAAAAGACACATCTGTCGGAAGCGAAAGCCCCACACCTCTCTCGGAAGCCATCAGCTACCACGATGACCTTTGGAACCGACACCAAGGATCCGGCGGTATCATGGTTCACTCGTCTTCGACGCAGAACGTCTCAGCGACTAGGGTCGACTAGTGAAGACTCATCAGACAAGGCCTCCGCAATTTTGTTATCATTGGAAAACTTCAAGCGAAAGCCCAAGGGCCCGGCGCTTGCAGGGTGTTAAATACGAGAGCGAGGACACTGACATGGATCGTTGGCCTTGATAAAGATGCGACAAATTTATGACAATAAAACTAGCCTTTACAGAATGAACCCAGGCCTCAATATGCATGCGATATAATGAGATTAATGTCGAACGGTGGCATCAAGCTGGGCAACATATTTTCCATAACAGGTTGTGGAAGGGTGTTCCAGTTACTCAGTTAGCAAGACGAATTATGCCTAACTCTATACTGAAATAATGAGATGGCAGATAATTTTGTAAGAAGAAAGTATAATGCCAAGTGTTTTCTACTTGTCTCCCTCAGGCATTAACCGCAGCGTGTCTCCATGCGCTTTCAAGCGCCAGCGTGCCTACAGGCTGAATTGCAACTTGGTAGCGTACGCTATTTGTAATGCGGGTCCAACTCAGCACCGTAGCGCTGATTTGTCCGACACCACGAAAATGCCGCTTGTAAATGTTCGGTATTGAGAGCAAATGTGTTGTTCTCTACTGAACGGTTGTCAACGCAAAAAGGTGCGCAATGCACCTTGCTGTGCCTCTGGAGACCACCATATATTCAACATTGAGTTGCGTGCAAAAATAATACAGTTCAATAATTAACGGTACAGACAAAAAGGGCCACAGAAATAAAACTTTTCACAAAACAACACTTCAAGTCGCACAGTATcggggcctctaacatttcgaaGGAGGCGGAATGTTAGAGGCCAttatactgtgcaatgtcagtgcgtgttaaagagcccaaggtggttgaaattatccggaagTTAAATCAATTATTGGTCGCTCAGAAAAATCAAACTGAGAGCACCTCTAATCACCGAgaagtggagcatcgcttaaccgctgcagcactgcgcaaGGACAGGCATGATGACTCTCATGTAtccatgaatgtagagaatgaccttctgcatatatgggaattaccTCATTGCGCTTTCGCTTTGTAGTTTTAAGGCAGAGCTTGAGCGTCCCCTACAATTATTCGCAACGTATTATGACTCAGCACTTTACGACTAATGTGAGGTGTATAGAGTTTGCACAAGGTATGAGTGGCCATAATAGTCACCACTCATGACATATAATTATTCTGCGAAGTAGCATGACTGAGCACTTATGCTATCACAAGCCGAAATTATAAGCGCAAGAATTTTCATGCCACTAGTTTGCATGGCAATGAACTAGTTTGCATGGCAATGAAAAAGAATGACAGGCAGTCGGAGGGCCGATCCGTAGGAAACGTGTTGCATTGGACTAATTCTACCTTGCATGACGCGACACATCACACTCATTTTTTACATTCCCTTTCATTGCAGACTTATTTTCTGTAGTTCTTTATGCTTCAACCGAA
Protein-coding sequences here:
- the LOC144119070 gene encoding uncharacterized protein LOC144119070 — translated: MAMNFLRLWIRNERKTANSDSIVYVLRMNSPLSGCENNSDPEAHFAGFKHRFERKNFVVSSIVVALLIGAAVCFVFGTSHESKVTRKDTSVGSESPTPLSEAISYHDDLWNRHQGSGGIMVHSSSTQNVSATRVD